CGACCTGCGAGCCCGGCAGGAACGCCACCGCGCCGTTCAGGTCGACGGTGAAGCCGCCCTTCACGCGGCCGAAGATCACGCCCTCGACGCGGGCGGTCTTGCTGAATTCCAGCTCCAGCTTGTCCCACGCGGCCTCGCGGCGGGCGCGGTCGCGGCTCAGCATCGCCTCGCCGTGCATGTTCTCGACGCGGTCGACGTACACCTCGACCTCGTCGCCGACCTTCAGGTCGGCCTTCTGCCCGGGCGCTGGCGCAAATTCGCGCAGCGGCACGCGGCCCTCGCTCTTCAGACCGACGTCGATGACGGCCAGGTCGTTTTCGATGCCGGTGACGGTGCCGAGCACCACGCGGCCCTCGAAGCTGTCGGCGCCGCCGAACATGTCATCGAGCATCGCCGCAAATTCGTCGCGCGAGGGAGTTGCCACTGAGGCCATAAGAGGGTTCGTCCTAAAGTGTTCGTTTCCGGCCAAGCGGTTGGGTCCGCTGGTCTTGGCCAAAACGCCACGCACGCCCCATGCGATACGCGGCATCCGTTGGATCGGGGTGCGCAGGCGAGTCGCCGATAAAGCGAAAAGGCGCGAGAGGACGTACCTGTCGCGCCGCGCCTCCGCGAGCCCCAGCCCGCCGGACCTGCGCGCCCTAGCCGAACGGGGTGCGGAAAGCAAGGTTGACAAGCTTTGCCAATGGCGAGACCATCGGTCCATGGCTACGATGAACATCTCGCTCCCCGAGGCGATGAAGGAATGGGTCGAGCAGCAGGCCGCGACCGGGCGCTACAGCAATTCCAGCGACGTGGTGCGCGACCTGATCCGGCGCGAACAGGTGCGCGCGGAGAAGATCGCCAACATGCAGCGGCTGGTGGATGAGGGCAGGGCGAGCGGTGTCGACCCCCGGTCGCCGGATGAGATCATGGCGGACATCCGCGCACGAGTATTGAGGGAGGCGAGCACTGGGACCCTTCAGGCTCAGGCGTAGGGCGACGCTCGATCTCGAGGCGATCTACCGCGACGGTCTCGAACGGCACGGCGTCGACCAGGCGGAGGCCTATGCCGCTGGCTTTTGGGAGACGGTCGCCTTCCTGGCGGACTTTCCCCGCGCGGCACGGCTGCGACAGGAGGTCGATCCGCCCGTGCGGGCGCATCCCTATCGGTCGCACCTCATCGTCTCCGAGATCGAGGAGGATGGGATCGCGATCCTGCGGATTCCCCACGCGCGCGAGGACTGGGCCGCCGATTAGCGCTGCCTCCGCGCCTCCACCAGCGCGATCGCCTTGGATACCGCGGCCTCGATCGACAGGAAGCTCGTGTCCAGCACGGCCGCGTCGGGCGCGGTGAGCAGCGGCGCGGTGGAGCGCGAGCTGTCGCGTTCGTCGCGCGCGCGTATGTCGGCGAGGACCTGGTCGAAGCTGGTCGACTTGCCGCGGTTCTTCAGTTCCGCGTGGCGGCGCTGGGCGCGGATCGTGGGGGTCGCGCGCACGAAGAGCTTGGCATGCGCGTCGGGCGCGATGACGGTGCCGATGTCGCGCCCATCGAGGATCGCGCCGCCCTCCTGGTGCGCGAACCTCTTCTGCCGTTGCATCAGCGCGGCGCGGACGAGGGGATGCGCGGAGACGATCGAGGCGACCTGCCCGACATCGTCGTCGCGCAGGACGGGATCGGCCAGCGTCAGCTCGTCGAAGTCGCAGGCGGCAACCGCGTCGGCCTCCTTCTCCGGGTCCAGTTCGAGCCGCATCACCGTCGCCGCGACCGCGCGGTAGAGCAGCCCGGTGTCGAGGTGCGGCAGGTGATAATGTTTCGCCAGCGCCTTGGCGATCGTGCCCTTGCCCGAGGCGGCGGGGCCATCGACGGCGATAATCATGCGGCGATCCACTGCGGTTGGGCGCCGAGCGAGCGCGCGGTGTCGAGGAAGGCGGGGTAGCTGGTCGCGATCGGCGCGGCGTCGTCGATCGTCACCGCGTCGCGCGCATGCATCCCCGCGACCGCCATGCTCATCGCGATACGATGGTCGAGCAGCGAGGCGACGCGCGCGGTGCCGGTCCCCGCGAGCGGATCGCCGTCGCGGCCATCGATCGACAGGCCGTCCTCATGCTCGGTCGTGCGCACCCCGGCGAGCGCGAGCGCGGCGGCCATGGCGGCGATGCGATCCGATTCCTTGACGCGCAGCTCGTGCGCGCCGCGCGCGATCGTGGTCCCGCGCGCGAAGGCGGCGGCGACGAACAGGACCGGATATTCGTCGATCATGCTGGGGGCGAGATCGGCGGGGACCTCGATCGCGTTCAGCGGGGCGTGACGCACGCGCAGGTCCGCGACCGCCTCGCCGCCGACGTCGCGCCGGCCGACCTCCTCGATCGACGCGCCCATCAGGCGCAGCGCGGTGACGAGGCCGGTGCGCGTGGGGTTCATCAGCACGTTGCGGATCGTCACGTCCGATCCCGGCACGATCGACGCGGCGACCATCCAGAAGCCCGCGGACGAGGGGTCACCCGGAACGTCAATGTCCTGCGGCGACAGTTCCGCCTCGCCATGGATCGAAATCACGCGGCCGTGCGGCGTTTCGTCGACATCGACGCGCGCGCCGAAGCCGCGCAGCATCCGCTCGCTGTGGTCGCGCGTCGGCACCGGCTCGATCACGCGGGTGATGCCCGGCGTGTTGAGCCCGGCGAGCAGGATCGCCGACTTCACCTGCGCGGAGGCCACGGGGAGCGCATATTCGATCGGCACCGCAGGCGTCAGCCCGCGCATCGTCAGCGGCAGGCGATCGCCGGGGCTGGTCGTGAAGGTCGCGCCCATCAGCGACAGCGGCCCGGTGACGCGCGCCATCGG
The sequence above is drawn from the Sphingomonas adhaesiva genome and encodes:
- a CDS encoding type II toxin-antitoxin system ParD family antitoxin, producing MATMNISLPEAMKEWVEQQAATGRYSNSSDVVRDLIRREQVRAEKIANMQRLVDEGRASGVDPRSPDEIMADIRARVLREASTGTLQAQA
- the aroA gene encoding 3-phosphoshikimate 1-carboxyvinyltransferase, encoding MSHASPPRPLSVAAAGPLRGTLTVPGDKSISHRSLMFAGLAVGESRIRGLLEGEDVLATAAAMRAMGAQVVREADGTWRVHGVGVGGLLQPQVALEMGNSGTSTRLLMGLIASHAITATFVGDASLSKRPMARVTGPLSLMGATFTTSPGDRLPLTMRGLTPAVPIEYALPVASAQVKSAILLAGLNTPGITRVIEPVPTRDHSERMLRGFGARVDVDETPHGRVISIHGEAELSPQDIDVPGDPSSAGFWMVAASIVPGSDVTIRNVLMNPTRTGLVTALRLMGASIEEVGRRDVGGEAVADLRVRHAPLNAIEVPADLAPSMIDEYPVLFVAAAFARGTTIARGAHELRVKESDRIAAMAAALALAGVRTTEHEDGLSIDGRDGDPLAGTGTARVASLLDHRIAMSMAVAGMHARDAVTIDDAAPIATSYPAFLDTARSLGAQPQWIAA
- the cmk gene encoding (d)CMP kinase yields the protein MIIAVDGPAASGKGTIAKALAKHYHLPHLDTGLLYRAVAATVMRLELDPEKEADAVAACDFDELTLADPVLRDDDVGQVASIVSAHPLVRAALMQRQKRFAHQEGGAILDGRDIGTVIAPDAHAKLFVRATPTIRAQRRHAELKNRGKSTSFDQVLADIRARDERDSSRSTAPLLTAPDAAVLDTSFLSIEAAVSKAIALVEARRQR
- a CDS encoding type II toxin-antitoxin system RelE/ParE family toxin, with amino-acid sequence MYRDGLERHGVDQAEAYAAGFWETVAFLADFPRAARLRQEVDPPVRAHPYRSHLIVSEIEEDGIAILRIPHAREDWAAD